The Saccharomyces paradoxus chromosome VI, complete sequence genome includes a window with the following:
- the AGP3 gene encoding Agp3p (Low-affinity amino acid permease~similar to YFL055W), whose amino-acid sequence MVVSNLKRETVDIEKTAKKDDKPLFALNVEAVDINEDPDVPRYDPHTGVKRALKNRHISLLALGGVIGPGCLVGAGNALNKGGPLALLLGFTIIGIIAFSVMESIGEIITLYPSGGGFTTLARRFHSDALSAVCGYAYVVVFFAVLANEYNTLSSILQFWGPQVPLYGYILIFWFAFEIFQLVGVGLFGETEYWLAWLKIVGLVAYYIFSIIYISGGIRNRPAFGFQYWNSPGALSHGFKGIAVVFVFCSTFYSGTESVALAATEAKNPGKAVPLAVRQTLWRILVVYIGIAVFYGATVPFDDPNLSASTKVLKSPIAIAISRAGWAGGAHLVNAFILITCISAINGSLYIGSRTLTHLAHEGLAPKILAWTDRRGVPIPAITVFNALGLISLMNVSVGASNAYSYIVNLSGVGVFIVWGVISYTHLRIRRAWVAQGRSVEELPYKALFYPWTPVLSLAANIFLALIQGWSYFVPFDAGNFVDAYILLPVGILLYVGICVFKSNHFRTVDLRSVNLDEGRRKDMESDLSDQESCLASSEITKDYKSATFFKYLTTIFT is encoded by the coding sequence ATGGTAGTCTCCAATTTGAAACGCGAAACTGTcgacattgaaaaaacagCCAAGAAAGATGATAAACCTCTTTTTGCTCTGAATGTTGAAGCGGTTGATATTAATGAAGATCCAGATGTTCCAAGGTACGATCCCCATACAGGGGTGAAAAGGGCGCTCAAAAATAGGCATATCTCATTGCTAGCGTTGGGCGGTGTTATTGGCCCTGGTTGTCTTGTTGGTGCAGGAAACGCACTTAACAAGGGCGGGCCGCTTGCTTTACTCTTAGGCTTTACTATTATCGGGATTATCGCCTTCTCAGTGATGGAATCTATAGGTGAAATTATTACCTTATATCCCTCGGGCGGCGGATTTACTACTTTAGCTCGAAGATTTCATAGCGATGCACTGTCTGCGGTTTGCGGTTATGCTTACGTTGTCGTGTTCTTTGCAGTTTTGGCGAATGAATATAACACCCTCTCATCTATACTACAGTTCTGGGGGCCCCAAGTTCCTCTATATGGTTATatcttgatattttggtttgcatttgaaatttttcagttaGTTGGTGTTGGCCTTTTTGGTGAAACAGAGTATTGGCTTGCCTGGTTGAAAATAGTGGGATTAGTGGCCTATTATATTTTCTCgattatttatatatctGGGGGTATTAGGAATAGACCAGCTTTCGGCTTTCAATATTGGAATAGTCCGGGGGCATTATCGCATGGGTTCAAGGGGATTGCAGTGGTATTCGTGTTCTGTTCAACTTTCTATTCCGGAACGGAATCTGTTGCCTTGGCTGCAACAGAGGCTAAGAACCCTGGAAAGGCTGTGCCACTTGCCGTTCGACAAACCCTGTGGAGGATCTTAGTTGTCTATATTGGAATTGCTGTTTTCTATGGAGCAACCGTTCCTTTTGACGACCCAAACCTCTCTGCTTCTACCAAAGTCCTAAAATCACCCATTGCCATCGCTATATCTCGCGCTGGTTGGGCCGGTGGAGCGCATCTGGTTAATGCCTTTATTTTGATAACTTGCATTTCCGCCATTAATGGGTCGCTTTATATCGGAAGCAGAACCCTGACACATTTGGCACATGAAGGTCTAGCTCCAAAAATTCTAGCTTGGACTGATCGAAGGGGCGTTCCTATCCCTGCCATCACTGTTTTCAACGCATTGGGCTTGATCTCATTGATGAATGTGAGCGTTGGAGCTTCAAACGCGTATTCTTATATCGTTAACCTTTCTGGTGTTGGTGTTTTTATAGTCTGGGGTGTAATAAGTTATACACACTTGAGAATAAGAAGGGCATGGGTTGCTCAAGGAAGATCTGTGGAAGAGCTACCTTATAAAGCGTTATTTTATCCGTGGACACCAGTACTTAGCCTAGCCGCTAACATTTTCTTAGCACTAATTCAAGGATGGAGCTATTTCGTACCTTTTGATGCCGGCAATTTTGTTGATGCTTATATTCTTCTACCAGTTGGAATTTTATTGTACGTTGGGATATGTGTTTTTAAGAGCAATCACTTCAGAACCGTTGATTTACGATCAGTCAACCTAGACGAAGGAAGAAGGAAGGACATGGAGTCTGATCTCTCTGATCAAGAAAGTTGCTTAGCATCTTCAGAAATAACGAAGGATTACAAAAGCgcaacttttttcaaataccTCACTACCATTTTCACATGA
- the AQY3 gene encoding Aqy3p (channel-like protein~similar to YFL054C), which translates to MSYESGRSSSSSESTRSPTLKGEPNAKIAWEGSVKGSEKNNGNDSNPSMRRLGESRRAAEMGGSSRNKLSPLTPLKKASVERKDSAQPQIPSMGFTYSLPNLKALNSFSDVEQARMMHDYLSGGMNRGNSNNYVDPLYRQLNPTMGGIKNKPVWSLNQPLPHVLDRGLAAKMIQKNMDARSRASSRRGSTDISRAGSTTSVKDWKRLLRGVAPSKKLGDIEAQTQRGNSVGTDVTSTKLEPENPQKPSNTHIENVSRRKKRALQNVNFSLGDESYPSSIADVESKRLRNMQTIDGSTPAYAKLPEELIEEENKSTSALDGNEVGASEDEDADIMTFPNYWAKIRYHMREPFAEFLGTLVLVIFGVGGNLQATVTKGSGGSYESLSFAWGFGCMLGVYVAGGISGGHINPAVTISMAIFRKFPWKKVPVYIVAQIIGAYFGGAMAYGYFWSSITEFEGGPHIRTTATGACLFTDPKSYVTWRNAFFDEFIGASILVGCLMALLDDSNAPPGNGMTALIIGFLVAAIGMALGYQTSFTINPARDLGPRIFASMIGYGPHAFHLTHWWWTWGAWGGPIAGGIAGALIYDIFIFTGCESPVNYPDNGYIENRVDKILHAEFHQHDGAASTSVGSDDNSNSNNGSKKSVPISP; encoded by the coding sequence ATGAGTTACGAATCTGGGAGgtcatcttcctcttctgaGAGTACACGGTCACCAACGCTAAAAGGAGAGCCTAATGCCAAAATAGCTTGGGAAGGAAGTGTCAAAGGTTCtgagaaaaataatgggAACGATAGCAATCCGTCGATGCGGAGACTGGGTGAGTCTCGAAGGGCGGCCGAAATGGGAGGATCATCGAGAAATAAGCTTTCTCCTTTGAcacctttgaaaaaagcttCTGTCGAGAGGAAAGATTCAGCCCAACCACAGATTCCTTCTATGGGGTTTACTTATTCTTTGCCCAATCTGAAGGCTTTAAACAGTTTTTCAGATGTTGAGCAGGCACGCATGATGCATGATTATCTATCTGGCGGCATGAATCGTGGCAATAGTAACAATTATGTGGACCCACTATACCGTCAACTAAATCCAACTATGGGTGGTATTAAGAACAAGCCTGTTTGGAGTTTAAATCAGCCGCTACCGCATGTACTGGATCGAGGCCTGGCAGCAAAGAtgatacaaaaaaatatggatGCAAGATCCCGTGCATCCTCGAGGCGAGGGTCGACAGATATCTCGAGGGCCGGTTCTACTACGTCAGTGAAAGACTGGAAAAGGCTTCTTAGAGGTGTAGCGCCAAGCAAAAAGCTTGGTGATATCGAAGCTCAAACGCAACGTGGAAATTCTGTTGGTACAGATGTGACGTCCACTAAGTTGGAGCCTGAAAACCCTCAAAAGCCTTCTAACACGcatattgaaaatgtttCACGTAGGAAAAAGCGTGCCCTACAAAatgttaatttttcattaggTGATGAGAGCTACCCATCCTCCATAGCTGATGTAGAATCTAAAAGACTAAGAAACATGCAAACCATTGATGGATCTACTCCAGCTTACGCGAAGCTTCCTGAAGAACTCattgaagaggaaaacaaaagtaCTAGTGCACTAGATGGTAATGAAGTTGGTGCctcagaagatgaagatgctGATATAATGACATTTCCAAACTACTGGGCAAAGATTCGGTATCATATGCGGGAACCATTTGCGGAGTTTCTCGGGACACTTGTACTTGTCATTTTTGGTGTTGGTGGCAATCTTCAAGCAACCGTAACAAAAGGCAGTGGTGGTTCCTATGAATCCCTATCATTTGCATGGGGATTTGGCTGTATGCTTGGTGTGTACGTCGCCGGTGGTATTAGTGGTGGTCATATCAACCCTGCTGTTACAATTTCAATGGCAATCTTTAGAAAATTCCCGTGGAAAAAAGTTCCTGTGTATATAGTTGCTCAGATTATCGGTGCTTACTTTGGGGGAGCCATGGCTTATGGCTATTTTTGGAGCTCTATTACAGAGTTTGAGGGAGGCCCGCATATAAGAACTACAGCAACGGGTGCGTGTTTGTTTACCGATCCGAAGTCTTATGTCACGTGGAGAAATGCCTTTTTTGACGAATTCATAGGAGCTTCTATACTTGTAGGTTGTTTGATGGCATTATTGGATGATAGTAACGCCCCGCCCGGCAATGGTATGACCGCATTAATTATTGGATTCCTAGTTGCTGCAATTGGTATGGCCCTTGGGTATCAAACAAGTTTCACAATCAACCCAGCAAGAGATCTCGGTCCTCGTATATTTGCTTCCATGATTGGATATGGCCCTCATGCTTTCCATCTTACACATTGGTGGTGGACATGGGGAGCCTGGGGTGGTCCGATCGCTGGTGGTATTGCTGGAGCACTCATATATGacattttcatatttactGGATGCGAATCTCCGGTCAATTATCCGGACAATGGCTATATTGAGAATAGAGTGgataaaattttacatGCCGAATTTCATCAGCATGATGGCGCTGCCTCAACATCGGTTGGATCTGATGataacagcaacagcaataaTGGTAGCAAGAAGTCTGTCCCTATTTCCCCATAA
- the DAK2 gene encoding dihydroxyacetone kinase (Dihydroxyacetone kinase~similar to YFL053W) yields MSHKQFKSDGNIVTPYLLGLARSNPGLTVIKHDRVVFRTASAPNSGNPAKVSLVSGGGSGHEPTHAGFVGEGALDAIAAGAIFASPSTKQIYSAIKAVESPKGTLIIVKNYTGDIIHFGLAAERAKAAGMKVELVAVGDDVSVGKKKGSLVGRRGLGATVLVHKIAGAAASHGLELSEVAKVAQSVVDNSVTIAASLDHCTVPGHKPEAILGENEYEIGMGIHNESGTYKSSPLPSIPELVSQMLPLLLDEDEDRSYVKFGPKDDVVLMVNNMGGMSNLELGYAAEVISEQLIDKYKIVPKRTITGAFITALNGPGFGITLMNASKAGTDILKYFDYPTTASGWNQMYHSAKDWEVLAEGQVPTAPSLKTLRNEKGSGVNADYDTFAKILLAGIEKINEVEPKVTWYDTIAGDGDCGTTLVSGGEALKEAIKNHTLRLEDAALGIEDIAYMVEDSMGGTSGGLYSIYLSALAQGVRDSGDKELTADTFKKASSVALDALYKYTRARPGYRTLIDALQPFVEALKTGKGPRAAAQAAYDGAEKTRKMDALVGRASYVAKEELRKLDSEGGLPDPGAVGLAALLDGFVTAAGY; encoded by the coding sequence ATGTCTCACAAACAATTCAAATCAGATGGAAACATCGTTACTCCCTACCTACTTGGCCTTGCTCGAAGCAATCCTGGCCTTACAGTGATTAAGCACGACCGAGTGGTTTTCCGGACTGCCTCAGCTCCTAATTCAGGGAACCCTGCTAAAGTTTCATTGGTATCCGGAGGTGGCAGTGGCCATGAACCAACGCACGCTGGGTTTGTTGGTGAAGGTGCCCTAGATGCGATTGCAGCAGGTGCGATTTTTGCTTCTCCTTCCACCAAACAGATCTATTCTGCTATTAAGGCTGTTGAATCCCCTAAAGGTACCTTGATCattgtaaaaaattacaCCGGTGATATCATACATTTTGGTCTCGCCGCTGAAAGAGCTAAAGCTGCTGGAATGAAGGTTGAACTGGTTGCTGTAGGAGATGACGTCTCTGTCGGTAAGAAGAAAGGTTCTTTAGTCGGGCGTCGAGGTCTCGGAGCCACCGTATTGGTGCATAAAATTGCTGGGGCAGCCGCTTCTCATGGATTAGAGTTGTCGGAAGTTGCCAAAGTTGCTCAGTCAGTTGTCGACAATAGTGTCACAATTGCTGCATCTCTTGACCACTGCACGGTCCCTGGCCACAAACCTGAAGCTATTTTGGGAGAAAACGAGTATGAAATCGGCATGGGTATTCATAACGAGTCTGGTACCTATAAGTCTTCTCCGTTGCCATCGATTCCTGAGCTCGTTTCTCAGATGCTGCCTTTGCTTCTcgatgaggatgaagatCGTTCTTATGTGAAGTTTGGGCCCAAAGATGACGTAGTCCTTATGGTTAACAACATGGGTGGTATGTCTAATCTAGAATTGGGCTATGCCGCAGAGGTCATTTCCGAACAGTTGATTGATAAGTACAAAATTGTGCCTAAGAGAACAATTACTGGAGCATTCATTACTGCTTTGAATGGTCCTGGGTTTGGTATCACTCTTATGAATGCTTCAAAAGCTGGCACCGATATCCTTAAGTATTTCGATTATCCTACCACAGCCAGTGGATGGAATCAAATGTACCATTCTGCCAAAGATTGGGAGGTGCTTGCCGAAGGGCAGGTTCCGACTGCTCCCTCTTTAAAGACATTGAGGAATGAAAAGGGTTCGGGTGTGAACGCTGATTATGACACTTTTGCTAAAATTTTGCTCGCTGGGattgaaaagattaatGAGGTTGAACCAAAAGTTACTTGGTACGATACCATTGCAGGAGATGGTGATTGCGGAACTACTCTAGTATCCGGTGGTGAAGCATTAAAAGAAGCCATTAAAAACCATACATTGCGCCTTGAGGATGCTGCTCTTGGTATTGAAGATATTGCTTATATGGTTGAAGATTCTATGGGTGGCACGTCTGGTGGTCTATACTCTATCTACCTGTCTGCTCTCGCACAAGGTGTTAGGGATTCTGGGGACAAGGAACTTACTGCGGACACTTTCAAAAAGGCATCAAGCGTTGCACTAGATGCTTTGTATAAGTATACGAGAGCCCGTCCTGGCTACAGGACTCTGATCGATGCTCTCCAACCTTTTGTCGAAGCACTGAAGACCGGGAAGGGTCCCAGAGCTGCTGCCCAAGCTGCTTATGATGGCGCTGAGAAGACAAGGAAGATGGATGCCCTTGTTGGGCGTGCTTCTTACGTGGCTAAGGAGGAGCTGAGAAAACTGGACAGCGAAGGTGGATTACCAGATCCAGGAGCGGTTGGTCTTGCCGCATTACTCGATGGATTTGTTACAGCTGCTGGATATTAG
- the ZNF1 gene encoding DNA-binding domain containing protein (zinc cluster protein that contains a DNA binding domain~similar to YFL052W), producing MAYNGQACDCCCIRRVKCDRKEPCNCCLQHNLQCTYLRPLKKRGPKPVKTRNLKKIDNVHVVTKCSSAGMMKAPKALIDQCLRLYNDKLYVIWPLLCYDDLHKLLEERYDENCVYWFLVSLSAATLSDLQTEIESEEGVTFTGKQLSSSCMSSRHEFDDFNGSDIFKIMTYYCLNRCYAQMSNSRTSYRLSCEAVGLIKLAGYHREETLERLPFNEQQLGRKVYYLLLLTERYFSVYTHCATSLDTTIAPPQPEIVTDPRLSLDSFLEMIRVFTVPGKCFFDALATDCANVTCTEESLKKIWKELHTVPLEIEPWSYGYVDISFSRHWIRTLAWKLVLQISGMRISFLSNNKNAHIPVEVAREMLEDTFLIPNNLYSVHGPGISVKALEIADALVDVVNQYDPNIESEAWSFLFDISKFVFSLKHCDSTLVDRFKKKCQCALITLPISKPLESTDSTKEDSHMLID from the coding sequence atggcaTATAATGGGCAGGCATGCGACTGTTGTTGCATTCGTCGAGTAAAGTGTGATCGTAAAGAACCATGTAATTGCTGTCTCCAGCATAATCTGCAGTGTACATATCTTCGACCTTTAAAGAAGAGAGGTCCAAAGCCCGTTAAGACAagaaacttgaaaaaaatagataaTGTGCATGTAGTTACTAAGTGTAGCAGTGCCGGCATGATGAAGGCCCCAAAGGCACTCATCGATCAATGTCTGCGGCTCTATAACGATAAATTGTATGTGATCTGGCCTTTGCTCTGCTATGATGATCTTCACAAGCTTTTAGAGGAGAGGTATGATGAAAACTGTGTGTACTGGTTTCTGGTTTCTCTTTCAGCAGCCACTCTTAGCGATTTACAGACTGAAATTGAATCTGAAGAGGGAGTTACATTTACAGGGAAACAGCTGTCGAGTTCCTGCATGTCGTCACGCCAcgaatttgatgatttcaATGGCAGTGACATATTCAAGATTATGACATATTACTGTTTGAACCGGTGTTACGCACAGATGTCTAATTCAAGAACTTCATACCGACTTTCTTGTGAAGCTGTAGGGCTCATCAAGCTGGCTGGGTACCATCGCGAGGAAACTTTAGAACGTCTCCCTTTCAATGAGCAACAGCTTGGAAGAAAggtttattatttacttcttttgACGGAGAGATACTTTTCTGTATATACACATTGTGCTACAAGTCTGGATACCACGATAGCTCCACCGCAGCCGGAGATTGTAACCGACCCTCGGCTTTCTCTGGATAGCTTCCTGGAAATGATTAGGGTATTTACTGTACCAGGAAAATGCTTCTTTGATGCTTTAGCTACCGATTGTGCTAATGTAACTTGTACCGAAGAATCGCTTAAAAAGATATGGAAGGAACTTCATACGGTACCACTTGAGATAGAGCCATGGTCCTACGGTTATGTAGATATATCATTTTCGCGGCACTGGATTAGAACACTCGCTTGGAAGCTGGTTCTTCAAATAAGTGGTATGCGAATTAGTTTTCTTTCGAACAACAAAAATGCGCATATTCCCGTAGAAGTCGCTAGAGAAATGTTAGAAGACACATTTTTGATCCCGAACAATCTTTATTCGGTTCACGGTCCTGGAATATCAGTAAAAGCATTAGAAATAGCCGACGCATTAGTGGACGTTGTGAATCAGTATGATCCGAACATTGAATCAGAGGCTTGGAGCTTCTTGTTCGATATATCTaagtttgttttctctCTTAAGCATTGTGATAGCACATTGGTTGATAGgtttaagaaaaaatgtcagTGTGCCCTCATTACGCTTCCTATCTCTAAGCCACTAGAATCTACAGATAGCACTAAAGAGGATTCCCATATGCTTATTGACTAA
- a CDS encoding sugar porter family MFS transporter, whose translation MTSVGANSLNECTSVEAIEGSRLAADNSSHLSAPTVEEDKDFPNSNEEEAEEVVIPEKPASAYVTVSIMCLCMAFGGFMSGWDTGTISGFVNQTDFLRRFGSYSHSKNTYYLSNVRTGLIVSIFNVGSAIGCLFLSKLGDIYGRCMGLIIVIIVYMVGIVIQIASVDKWYQYFIGRIIAGIGAGSISVLAPMLISETAPKHIRGTLLACWQLMVTFAIFLGYCTNYGTKTYSNSVQWRVPLGLCFAWAIIMIGGMMFVPESPRFLVQVKKPEQAKASFAKSNKLSVDDPAVIAEIDLLIAGVEAEEAMGTASWKELFSTKAKVFQRLSMTVMINSLQQLTGDNYFFYYGTTIFKSVGMTDSFETSIVLGIVNFASCFFSLYSVDKLGRRKCLLLGAATMTACMVIYASVGVTRLYPNGKDQPSSKGAGNCMIVFTCFYIFCFSCTWGPVCYVIISETFPLRVRSKCMSVATAANLLWGFLIGFFTPFITSAINFYYGYVFMGCLAFSYFYVFFFVPETKGLSLEEVDEMWMDGVLPWKSTSWIPASRRNADYDNEKLQHDEKPLYKRMF comes from the coding sequence ATGACTTCTGTTGGAGCGAACTCACTGAACGAATGTACCTCTGTCGAGGCTATAGAAGGTAGCCGTTTGGCTGCTGATAATTCTTCCCATCTGTCAGCACCAACTGTGGAGGAGGACAAAGATTTTCCTAATagtaatgaagaagaagcagagGAGGTTGTCATCCCAGAGAAGCCTGCTTCAGCCTATGTCACTGTCTCTATTATGTGTTTGTGTATGGCATTTGGTGGATTTATGTCTGGTTGGGATACTGGTACGATTTCTGGGTTTGTCAATCAGACTGATTTCTTAAGAAGATTTGGTAGTTATAGTCATTCCAAAAATACTTACTACTTGTCTAATGTAAGAACCGGGTTGATTGTGTCCATCTTTAATGTGGGAAGCGCAATCGGCTGTCTTTTCCTGTCTAAACTGGGTGATATTTACGGTCGTTGCATGGGTTTGATTATAGTTATTATCGTTTATATGGTTGGTATTGTTATTCAGATTGCCTCTGTGGATAAATGGTaccaatattttattgGGAGAATTATCGCTGGTATTGGTGCTGGTTCTATCAGTGTCCTTGCTCCAATGCTTATTTCGGAAACCGCTCCAAAGCATATTAGAGGTACTTTGCTTGCTTGTTGGCAATTGATGGTGACATTTGCCATTTTCTTGGGTTATTGTACTAATTATGGTACTAAGACTTACTCGAATTCTGTTCAATGGCGTGTTCCTCTTGGCCTATGTTTTGCATGGGCCATTATCATGATTGGAGGTATGATGTTTGTCCCGGAATCACCTCGGTTTCTGGTACAAGTCAAGAAGCCTGAACAAGCTAAAGCTTCCTTTGCCAAGTCAAACAAACTTAGTGTTGACGATCCTGCTGTGATTGCCGAGATCGATCTTCTTATTGCTGGTGTTGAGGCCGAAGAAGCAATGGGAACGGCTTCTTGGAAGGAATTATTTTCGACGAAGGCCAAAGTCTTTCAACGTTTGTCAATGACAGTCATGATTAACTCTTTGCAACAACTTACTGGTGACAACTATTTCTTCTACTATGGTACTACTATCTTCAAATCTGTTGGTATGACGGACTCTTTTGAGACTTCTATTGTCTTGGGTATTGTGAATTTTGCTTcatgtttcttttcacttTATTCTGTTGATAAGTTAGGACGTCGTAAATGTCTTTTGCTTGGTGCTGCTACTATGACGGCATGTATGGTTATTTATGCTTCTGTTGGTGTTACAAGATTATATCCCAATGGTAAGGATCAGCCATCATCCAAAGGTGCTGGCAACTGTATGATTGTCTTCACTTGTTTCTACATTTTCTGCTTTTCCTGCACTTGGGGTCCGGTTTGTTATGTGATTATCTCTGAAACATTTCCATTAAGAGTGAGATCCAAGTGTATGTCTGTTGCAACGGCGGCCAACCTGCTATGGGGTTTCTTGATTGGGTTTTTTACGCCTTTCATTACTTCAGCAATTAATTTCTACTATGGTTATGTTTTCATGGGCTGCTTAGCATTTTCgtatttttatgttttcttctttgttccAGAAACAAAGGGACTTTCTTTAGAAGAAGTTGACGAGATGTGGATGGACGGAGTTTTACCTTGGAAATCTACATCCTGGATCCCAGCTTCTAGAAGAAATGCCGATTACGATAACGAGAAATTACAACATGACGAGAAACCTTTGTATAAGAGAATGTTTTAA
- a CDS encoding Zn(II)2Cys6 transcription factor: MSQANVDFQGLSIISCKTCRQRKIKCGRQFPKCQNCIKRSCECTYPRTFRKTSTKLTRKRRDVNARFYGFSSVNRSLFEVGMPFSNVDFELEGENAANQVKRFSSSPVFKKYIGNPELILAAIQSVRSSISCSFFDETVDLNSLEQKILSKHGADYQTLLLSYAVIIVSERFYDIPPDVREVVTELDVLLNDCSDCSEKVSSLILLSEYYHYNFKIETAWKCIFLAASIGYALGLHTISSKVWSMLVLQDSLLCSVLGRPTSISCVNSKLVSHQCDGWGEIAILLREGNDMLLNLKSETCVEKAISLDLKIDDVIERTKKNMCSSERSDNSVILLVGYLKICILAASRIKLLFPFFTKHRSIKAQLDENCSSLAGCLCGLFELLNASNLTSENRKFPLRPHFFPAYCSVFQGFLLQFLYTSNELFKNFDEATDGANSTFLPKDLGRAALFLPSLDVTSILMDDYDLITGKVKFCSFMTDLFASFRSLLNQRKSAAKKRMPTETSAEDQLSTPAVCSGIPSEKSDNSSPIIMGDIADWITSCFSDGITHFYPSEPPL, encoded by the coding sequence ATGTCACAAGCAAATGTGGACTTTCAGGGTCTATCCATTATCTCCTGTAAAACATGCcgacaaagaaaaatcaagtGTGGAAGACAGTTTCCAAAGTGTCAAAACTGCATAAAGAGAAGCTGCGAGTGCACGTATCCTCGAACCTTTCGAAAAACCAGTACGAAACTAACGAGGAAGCGCAGGGATGTCAACGCAAGATTCTATGGCTTCAGCTCCGTTAACAGATCACTTTTTGAGGTCGGTATGCCCTTCAGCAATGTTGATTTTGAACTTGAGGGTGAGAACGCAGCAAACCAAGTGAAACGATTCAGCTCTTCTCCtgtgttcaaaaaatacattGGAAACCCGGAGTTGATACTCGCTGCAATTCAATCAGTACGCAGCAGTATTTCATGCTCTTTCTTCGATGAAACTGTAGACTTGAATTCGTTGGAGCAAAAGATACTCTCCAAACATGGTGCCGACTACCAAACATTATTGCTGTCATACGCCGTGATTATTGTCTCGGAGCGATTTTATGATATCCCGCCTGATGTGCGGGAGGTTGTAACTGAATTAGATGTTCTTCTCAACGATTGCTCTGACTGTTCGGAAAAAGTCTCGTCACTAATCCTACTTTCTGAATACTATCACTACAACTTCAAGATAGAAACTGCTTGGAAATGCATCTTTCTAGCTGCATCAATTGGTTATGCACTTGGATTACATACTATTTCATCGAAGGTATGGTCAATGTTAGTGCTACAAGATTCACTTTTATGCTCTGTATTGGGTCGTCCTACTTCAATAAGCTGTGTGAATTCGAAGTTGGTTAGCCACCAATGCGACGGATGGGGTGAAATTGCAATCTTATTAAGAGAGGGCAATGACATGCTGCTCAACTTAAAGTCGGAGACTTGCGTTGAAAAAGCAATATCGttagatttgaaaattgatgaCGTTATAGAAAgaacgaagaaaaacatgTGTTCTAGCGAAAGAAGTGATAATTCAGTCATTCTGTTAGTCggatatttgaaaatttgtattttgGCTGCGAGCCGGATAAAACTcctctttcctttttttacGAAACATAGGTCAATAAAAGCACAACTGGATGAAAATTGTAGTTCATTGGCTGGTTGTCTTTGTGGACTTTTCGAACTGTTGAACGCAAGCAATCTAACTAGTGAAAATAGAAAGTTTCCGTTACGACCTCATTTCTTCCCCGCATATTGTAGCGTTTTCCAAGGATTTCTCTTGCAGTTCCTCTACACTTCCAATGAGCTATTTAAAAACTTCGACGAAGCTACAGATGGTGCTAATTCCACTTTTCTTCCCAAAGATCTGGGACGAGCTGCCTTGTTTTTGCCTTCATTAGACGTTACTTCTATTTTAATGGACGATTACGATCTGATAACAGGAAAGGTAAAATTTTGTAGCTTTATGACGGACTTGTTTGCCTCTTTTCGATCTTTACtgaatcaaagaaaatctgCAGCTAAGAAGCGAATGCCAACCGAAACATCAGCGGAGGACCAGCTTTCAACACCTGCTGTATGCAGTGGCATACCAAGTGAGAAAAGTGACAATTCATCTCCGATAATAATGGGGGATATAGCAGACTGGATTACTTCTTGCTTTTCTGATGGTATTACTCATTTTTATCCCTCAGAACCGCCGCTTTAA